A region of Vigna radiata var. radiata cultivar VC1973A chromosome 6, Vradiata_ver6, whole genome shotgun sequence DNA encodes the following proteins:
- the LOC106764030 gene encoding myb-related protein 308 → MGRQPCCDKVGLKKGPWTAEEDKKLISFILTNGQYCWRAVPKLAGLLRCGKSCRLRWTNYLRPDLKRGLLSEYEEKMVIDLHAQLGNRWSKIASHLPGRTDNEIKNHWNTHIKKKLKKMGIDPITHKPLPNANQQIQNHPQPEQQQLHQPPEEEQNYQQPLQVDFNTKVDPNKELEISVESSNGSEAKEEEQIIATSQFETMDQLMNGFCTDEVPIIEPNEILMPCAPSSSATSTSSSNSTNILEDLQLPDFEWFCDYIDSSLSNNNNNHEDKNTNNSCVALWDDDDFTSKLNWLISEDDDCDGPLTQFSRTVTDSWAFGLF, encoded by the exons ATGGGAAGACAACCATGTTGTGATAAAGTTGGGTTGAAGAAGGGGCCATGGACTGCAGAGGAGGATAAGAAACTTATCAGCTTCATTCTCACCAATGGCCAATATTGCTGGAGAGCTGTCCCTAAGCTTGCAG GACTATTAAGGTGTGGGAAGAGTTGCAGGCTGAGGTGGACTAATTACCTTAGACCAGACTTAAAGAGAGGCCTTCTTTCAGAATACGAAGAGAAAATGGTCATTGATCTTCATGCTCAACTTGGCAATAG ATGGTCCAAGATTGCTTCTCATCTTCCTGGAAGAACTGATAATGAGATAAAAAACCACTGGAatacccacataaaaaaaaagctcAAGAAAATGGGCATTGATCCTATCACACACAAACCACTCCCTAATGCAAATCAACAAATCCAAAATCATCCCCAACCAGAACAACAACAACTACACCAACCACCGGAAGAAGAGCAAAATTACCAACAACCTTTGCAAGTTGACTTTAACACCAAGGTTGACCCTAACAAGGAGCTAGAGATTTCAGTTGAATCATCAAATGGCAGTGAAGCCAAAGAGGAAGAGCAAATCATAGCAACATCCCAATTTGAGACAATGGATCAGCTAATGAATGGATTCTGCACAGATGAAGTTCCAATAATTGAACCTAATGAGATTCTAATGCCTTGTGCTCCTTCCTCTTCAGCCACCTCTACATCTTCTTCAAATTCAACCAACATCCTTGAAGACCTGCAGCTACCTGATTTTGAATGGTTTTGTGATTACATTGATAGTAGTCTtagtaataacaataacaaccaTGAAGACAAGAACACCAACAATAGCTGTGTGGCTTTGTGGGATGATGATGACTTTACTAGCAAACTTAATTGGCTGATCTCTGAAGACGATGACTGTGATGGTCCTCTCACTCAATTCTCAAGAACTGTTACGGATTCATGGGCTTTTGGCTtgttttga